From the Terriglobia bacterium genome, the window TCTGCAACCAGTCAGGCCCGTGCGCGTCCAATCTGTTTATGCCGATGGTGGAGCCCCGAATCGTGGAATCCCAGTGCGTGTCGTTCGCGAGCATTCCCTGCACCAGCCGTCTTTTTAGCGACTATCTAAGTCATTTTGAACGCGTTAAGAAGTTCTATGCGCAGCCTCCGTTGGGCCGCGATTGGTGGCCCGCCGAGACCAAAAAGATCCAGTATCCGCCCGAGCGGCGCAAGGCCGTGGCTGACATTCTGGAACGGCAGAACCGTGACTTCGGCGCCGGCGAAAAGACATTGGCCAACATCCAGCGCTTGCGGGAAGGCGCGCCGGCGGTGGTGACCGGCCAGCAGGTCGGTTTGTTTGGCGGGCCGCTGTTTGTGATGTTGAAGGCCATCACCGCGGCCATGCACGCGGAAAATGCCGGCGCTGTCCCGGTTTTCTGGCTGGCAGCGGAAGACCATGACTTCGCCGAGATCAGCTCGGTCAATCTGCCATCGGCTGAATCTCTGCAAAAGATCTCCGTCAACGTTGCCCATGCCGAAGGCGCGCCGGTGGGCACGATTGTTTTCGCCGACGAGATCACCGCGGCCGTGCATCAGGTGGAAGCGCTGTTTGGGGCGTCCGAAGTCACCGAACTTCTGGCGGCGAGTTATCGCAAAGGCGAGAACTTTGGCAGCGCCTTCGCCAAGTTCTATGCGAAAGTCTTTGCTGGTTTAGGAATCATCTTCTTGAACGCGTTGGATCCGGAGTTGCACCGAATCGCGCAGCCCATTTACCGCGCGGCGCTGGAGAAATCAGGTGTCATCAACCAGGCGCTGCAAGCACGCAACCAGGAACTGGAGGCTGCGGGTTATCACGCTCAGGTGAAAGTGACGCCTTCGCACACGCTGTGTTTCTATCAGGAAAATGGCGTGCGCACGCCGGTCCGCGACAGCGGTGGAGACTTCCTCATCGGCGACCGCAAGGTCTCGCAAGCCGAGTTGCTCAAGGAGACGGAGCGATGTCCGGAGCGATTCAGCGCCAACGTGCTGTTGCGTCCGGTGGTCCAGGACTTTCTACTGCCCACGCTGTGTTACATCGGCGGGCCCGCGGAAGTAGCCTACTTCGCCCAGATTGAAACGGTCTACCGCAATCTTGCCCCGCGCGTGACTCCGATCCTCCCGCGAATTTTTGCCACACTGATTGAACCCCGCCAGGCCAAACTGCTGGACCGCTACGCTCTCACCTTGCCCGATATCTTTGTGGTACCGGAGCAGCTTCGCGAAGCCGTGGCCGCGCGCGCGCTGCCGGAGAGCACTCTGAAGAGTTTTGATGCGGCAGCCGACCATCTGGAGCAGGCCATCGCGCTCATGCAATCGCCGTTGGAAAAGCTGGACCGCACGCTGCTGGACGCCGCGGAAAACGCCGCGTCCAAGATGCGCTATCAATTGCAAGGTCTTCGCGACAAAGCGGCCCGCGCGGAGGCCCGCAAGAACTCAGAACTCCATCGCCACGCGGACGAGCTATCCATGCTCTTGTACCCCAACAAGCAATTGCAGGAAAGGGAAGTGGGCGGTTTGTATTTCCTGCTCAAGTATGGGATGGGAGTGGTAGAGAAGATAAAGGAATCGGCGAACGCCCGTTGCGCGGACCATCAAGTAATACCGTTGCAAAATCTCTAAGCCTGCGCTTAGGCGCTGGGCACGAAGAAGTGGAGCAGCCAGAAGGTAATCGCCGCAACCGCCGCAGACGCCGGAATCGTGAGGACCCAGGCCCAGACAATACGTTTGGCCACGCCCCAGCGCACAGCGGAAAGTCTACCCGTTGATCCCACGCCGACAATCGCTCCGGTAATGGTGTGTGTGGTGCTAACAGGAATGCCTTTCATCGCCAGCACGAAAAGCGTAATGGCCCCTGCCCCTTCCGCACAGAACCCGCCGACGGGCTTGAGCTTGGTGATTTTCGAACCCATGGTGTGAACAATTCGCCAGCCGCCGAAATACGTCCCCATCGCAATGGCCGCATTGGCGCCCAGGATGATCCACCATTTATACGGCCCCCAACCGACCAGGAACTGCGCGGGCGTCAGATATCCGCCGGCCAGCAGCGCGCCGGCAATAATGCCCATGGTCTTTTGCGCGTCGTTGCCGCCGTGGCCCAGGCTGTACGCCGCGGCGGAGAGCAATTGCAAGCGGCGAAACAGTTTGTCCACTGTTCGCGGAGCGCTGCGCTGAAAAATCCAGGACATCATGATCATCAGGGCAAGCCCGATGATCAAACCGATCAGCGGGGCCAGCACGATGAAGATCAAAGTGGACATCCATTTGGCCCCCAGGCCGGGGATGTCGCCGATGATCGGCCAGTGGAGTTTCGGTTCGTGCACCAGAACCTGCCAGCCGGCTTTGGCGATGGCCGCTCCGGCCAGGCCGCCGATCAGCGCGTGCGAAGAAGACGTCGGTAGGCCCCACCACCACGTGAGCAAGTCCCAGATGATCGCTCCCGCCAGCGCCGCCAAAATCACATATTGCGTGACCTGCGTGGCGTCCACCAGCCCGCTGCTGATGGTCTTGGCCACGGCCGTCCCGAAAACGAAAGCCGCGATGAAATTGAAGGCGGCCGCCCACACCACCGCCAGGCGCGGAGAGAGCACGCGCGTTGACACCACGGTGGCGATGCTATTGGCCGCGTCGTGGAAGCCGTTGATGAAGTCAAACGACAGCGCGATGAAAATGGTGACAACGACCAGTAATACGCTTAGGTGCACCCGGCTAGCCTCGAAGAGAAGGATGGTTGCGCATGGTTTCGGTGCTTAGGCGCTCTTGAGCACGACGCCTTCCAGCACGTTGGCGGCGTCTTCCGCTTTGTCGGTGGCCGTCTCCAGGACTTCATACAGCTCTTTCATCTTGATCAGCGAAATCGGGTCCTTTTCCTTGTCAAAGAGTGCGCCAATGGCCGCGCGGGCCACTTGGTCCGCTTCATTTTCCAGGCGATTGATCTCCACGCAGTGTTCCAGCACGGTGTCGCCCTTCTTCTCCAGCTTGGCCAGGGCGAACGAAAGCTGGTCGGCCTGTTGCACCACAATTTCCGCCAGGCGCGAGGCTGCCGGCGGAGCGCTGGTGATCTTGTACATGATCAGCCGTACGCCCGCGGCGTAAATAAAATCCAGCACGTCGTCCAGTGACGACGCCAAGCGGTAGATATCTTCGCGGTCAAACGGCGTGATAAACGTCTGGTTCAGCTTGGTCAGGACGTTGTGTGTCATATCGTCGCCGCGATGCTCAATGCCTTTGAGCTGCTGCACCCGCAACTCCACGTTCTGGAAATCATCCAGCGTCTGTTTCAGCAGACGGGCGCCGTCGGCGAGATTGTTGGCCATCTCGGCAAAGAGTTCAAAAAACCTGGTATCGCGAGGGATAAATCGGAACATGCTGTCGCGGGCCGCTCCTGGAGTGGTCTTGGCGTTTTAACACAACCTTAACAAACCAGAAACTATCGCATGTGGCGCTCAGGATCGTCAAACTGTGGACTTAGTCTCCGGCCCGCTGAGGCTGAACAGCTTCTTCAATGCGCGCCACACGGCGCGAATCGTGATGACCACCACAATCAAGGCGATGCCAACAATGACCGCCGCCGCCACCGGGTGCTGCGTCGCCAGCCAGGTGATGCCAACGGCAAACACGTCTTCGCCCAGGCTCAGGGCGATATTGGAGAAAGGTTCCGGGGAAGGCGTCACTGCGGCGCGGACCGCCGTCTTGCCTCCGTGGGCCGCCAGCGCGATGACCGCGGCGAGCACAGTGACCAGCACATGGGCGAGCGGAGAAAGCTGCTGCGTTGCTCCCCAGGAAAGCAAGGCCGCTACGGGAACCCGGACGAAGGTGTTGAGCCCGTTCCAGATCAGGTCGAAAACCGGAATCTTATCGGCAAAGAACTCCAGCACGAAAAGCAGAGCCGCGATGACGATGACCGTCCACGAACTCAAGGGATGCAATGCGGATGGAAGCTGGAAAAGGTGCGCGTGGGAGAGCAGGCCCAACGTGGCCACGGTGGCGTACACGTTGAGTCCGGCGGCAAAGCTGGCGCCCACCACAATCGCCAGGATCTCCTGCTGGCTCAGGTTCAAGGAAAAGGCGGGCGAGATTCCCAAAAAAGAAAAGCCGCCCATTGCGGCGGCTTTCCATAAGATGTCTATCAGCTTAGAGGGTTGATTCAATTTCGAATCCCCAAGCTTCCAAAAGGGGTTCAGGGATGTATTTTGAATTCTTGTTACGGCGCGCCCATTCCCGCAGACGGGTGGAGCGAATGTACTGGTCAGGCGTCAGTTTGTATTCCTTGACGGCCTGCTCGAACGACGTAACAACGGGGATAACCGGGCCAATCGGTTCTGGCTTGCCCCAGTTCGGATTACCGCGTCTTCTCGCCATATTGAGTATTGTCCTGCCTTTTTTAGGTAACTAAGAGTGCTTACAGAAAGTTCCTAAGTATTCGATTCCCGAACACTTCCCTTGGTTTCACATTGATGGAACGATAGTTCTAGTACTTCTTGCCCAGAAAGAAGCCAAGTGTCGTAAAAACCCTTTATTGTAAGGCATTTTTACACGCAATGCAACGCTTGTTTAGCGCTCAAAGAGCCTATGAGGACGCCGAATTTGAGTTAACCATATATCTATCAAGCACATACAAAATTTCACAGAAAAACCTATGACATACCAGCGGGAACAACCCGTCTCGCGGCCGGGAAGGCCAGAAACAAGCATTCGGGGACGAACGCAGGCCCGCTTTGTGTTTATCTCTTCAAAGGGATGACTAGCAGCTGCGAAGTGCAGGTCCCAACCAACGCTTGTTTTTCGTCGAACACATTGGCTTCGCAGAACAGAACGTTGCGTCCGGCCTTGATGCACTTGCCTTCGGCGCGGAATCGTCCTTCAACCACCGGCCGGAGAAACGACACTTGGAGATTAATGGTGGTGGCGTAGCTTGCTGGAAACACCGTGGAGATGCCCGCCACCGCGCAGGCCGAATCGGCCATGGACGCCACCACGCCGCCGTGCAGCAGCTTGTTCTGCAAAAGATCTGGTCGGACCACGGCCTCAAACACCGCTCGTCCTGGGGCGACTTCTTTCAGTTCAAGTCCCAGCGTCTGCCAATAAGGCACAGCGCTGGACATGAATTCGCGCAAACGGCTAAGGGAACTCTCATTTTCCATGACCATTCACTTTAGCATCGGGGGCGCAGAAGTGTAATCCGGGCGGGACAAGAAGTTTGCGCTGGGTTCGCGGGCCGTGTCCTGATCCGAGAATCAATC encodes:
- the bshC gene encoding bacillithiol biosynthesis cysteine-adding enzyme BshC, which translates into the protein MESQCVSFASIPCTSRLFSDYLSHFERVKKFYAQPPLGRDWWPAETKKIQYPPERRKAVADILERQNRDFGAGEKTLANIQRLREGAPAVVTGQQVGLFGGPLFVMLKAITAAMHAENAGAVPVFWLAAEDHDFAEISSVNLPSAESLQKISVNVAHAEGAPVGTIVFADEITAAVHQVEALFGASEVTELLAASYRKGENFGSAFAKFYAKVFAGLGIIFLNALDPELHRIAQPIYRAALEKSGVINQALQARNQELEAAGYHAQVKVTPSHTLCFYQENGVRTPVRDSGGDFLIGDRKVSQAELLKETERCPERFSANVLLRPVVQDFLLPTLCYIGGPAEVAYFAQIETVYRNLAPRVTPILPRIFATLIEPRQAKLLDRYALTLPDIFVVPEQLREAVAARALPESTLKSFDAAADHLEQAIALMQSPLEKLDRTLLDAAENAASKMRYQLQGLRDKAARAEARKNSELHRHADELSMLLYPNKQLQEREVGGLYFLLKYGMGVVEKIKESANARCADHQVIPLQNL
- a CDS encoding inorganic phosphate transporter, whose protein sequence is MFIALSFDFINGFHDAANSIATVVSTRVLSPRLAVVWAAAFNFIAAFVFGTAVAKTISSGLVDATQVTQYVILAALAGAIIWDLLTWWWGLPTSSSHALIGGLAGAAIAKAGWQVLVHEPKLHWPIIGDIPGLGAKWMSTLIFIVLAPLIGLIIGLALMIMMSWIFQRSAPRTVDKLFRRLQLLSAAAYSLGHGGNDAQKTMGIIAGALLAGGYLTPAQFLVGWGPYKWWIILGANAAIAMGTYFGGWRIVHTMGSKITKLKPVGGFCAEGAGAITLFVLAMKGIPVSTTHTITGAIVGVGSTGRLSAVRWGVAKRIVWAWVLTIPASAAVAAITFWLLHFFVPSA
- a CDS encoding DUF47 family protein — its product is MFRFIPRDTRFFELFAEMANNLADGARLLKQTLDDFQNVELRVQQLKGIEHRGDDMTHNVLTKLNQTFITPFDREDIYRLASSLDDVLDFIYAAGVRLIMYKITSAPPAASRLAEIVVQQADQLSFALAKLEKKGDTVLEHCVEINRLENEADQVARAAIGALFDKEKDPISLIKMKELYEVLETATDKAEDAANVLEGVVLKSA
- a CDS encoding DUF4126 domain-containing protein, with translation MGGFSFLGISPAFSLNLSQQEILAIVVGASFAAGLNVYATVATLGLLSHAHLFQLPSALHPLSSWTVIVIAALLFVLEFFADKIPVFDLIWNGLNTFVRVPVAALLSWGATQQLSPLAHVLVTVLAAVIALAAHGGKTAVRAAVTPSPEPFSNIALSLGEDVFAVGITWLATQHPVAAAVIVGIALIVVVITIRAVWRALKKLFSLSGPETKSTV
- a CDS encoding PaaI family thioesterase; amino-acid sequence: MENESSLSRLREFMSSAVPYWQTLGLELKEVAPGRAVFEAVVRPDLLQNKLLHGGVVASMADSACAVAGISTVFPASYATTINLQVSFLRPVVEGRFRAEGKCIKAGRNVLFCEANVFDEKQALVGTCTSQLLVIPLKR